The DNA window gctccactaaGCGCCGCTAGTGAGGCGGTcggaaagtcaaaacgccttcattttcgtgcgtatgcaacaaggacatccatggagcccgaatagttgcgtgcAGGCGTCACAATGAAATTCGTTTAGTATCCGTCGCATGCAACACTGACTGAAGGTTTAATTGTCCCTCTCATACCTTCATCACAACTTCAATACCAGTGTTGCCTATTTAGCCTTAAAAGCTACCATTACTGATATTTTATTGCGATATTGTCAGTTTTTGGAGAACTACataatttaaatatattaaaacgTTGCCTGCCCTCGAAATCGCAAAGAATTAATTATCAGAGCATGATATGCAGTGTCCtttgttttgatattttttttcccttcggTAAAACGAATTTTACCGCGTAATGCGAAATTTGCAAGGAACATTCTTGATGAATCAATTTGGAACAAAACGATGACCATTCgtctttcgaaaaaatgaaatgcgacAGGAAATCTGGAACATTCCGTCTTTCAACGGTTACGAGCTTTGCTTGACATTATTTATCTTTATTTGAAATCCGTGTGCGGTCCCTTCAATCTATCAAGTAGGCAGAAACACTCTCACTGTCCGTCGGTTCGTCTCCTCGCCGCGAGTATGAATGTACCCTCTCTTCATCTGAAGGTCGCAGGAGGCAAGACGTTGCAACGTTTACTACCATTACCGTAGGTAACGGTCAGAGGTAACTGTACCGTGCGTGGGCAAGATTATTCTCGATTTTCAACTTGCgtatggtgggggggggggggggggggcgctgccCACTTGCTCAAGTTTTGAATTGGACGGCGCTTTGCGCAGGTcaagcggagcggcgcagagTCAGATTTCCTCTCGAGTGTCAAGTTCAGCACAGCTTTTGCTTTTGAACGTGATTGCTTTACTCAGCAGTTTTTCccaattgaattttaaaaaacttacagttTTAAGTGGTAAATCATTCCTCATCAGCCGTGAAATCGGAAATTGCGAACATTAGGAGGTGCAGTGTTCGGTCTGGTTTCGTTTATTGACCTTTTTACCTAGTTATTTACTTTCTTTCGAGAACTTTCTCTGCCTTGAGCGACGAACAATGACATTCGTAACGTCTGATCTCTTTATTTGATAGTAAAATTCTTCCTCCTGAAAGGTGACAAGTCGTTACTGTGCTTTTTACAGTTGCGCGGTCATTCCCCTTAATCACGTGTGCGACCCTTTGCCGAAGCCGAGGGCTGAAGGGGCATTTGATTTGTTTTGGTTCCGTTCCGTTATCGACAGTTGAGTGAGGTCAATTCGCTTGTTCGCGGTCACATTTTTTCGGACCTGACTATTTGTGGGGTTTTCGTTTTGCGCGAATCGCAATCTTTGCACTGTCACGCTTCCATCTCATCAGAGTCTGATGAATTTTTACCTTACACTTTCTCAgtcttgaaattattttttgctggGGTAGTTTATCGGCGAATTTCGGCTCGGGGAGCCCTATGTTGAGTCCCCAACAAGACGCAAAGTTTGTCCTCCCTCTGGAAATGAATTGTGTGAACggatttcgaagaaaaatgttgacTGAAGAATCTCAAGATTCATTGCGTAAGTTACTCGTTTCTAAGAAATTGCATACTGTTTATGTACTTAGTTAGGTTCAGGTGATAAGGGTACTTTGTTTACAGTCTTATCGGCCTTTGAGGTTATGTTGTCGTgtgaattgaaggaaatttggtgtAGAACGAAACAAGATCATCCTAATAATTcttaatcaattattttttagcATTAGGTTGAATTTTCCATGCTATCGAAATTGGTCGAATTATCTCGGAGCATCCGATCACAATCCCTTAAATTCCTTCGTGTCAAAATTGTAGTTATTGATATGAGACTGCTGAGCGTGTCAAAATAATCTGATTTTGATGTGTCtcctcattattttatttatttgttgcaCTTTCTGACATACTTTGTGCCCAATACTGTACCTGCGCACCTGAGGAAAGTCTTGTTAATTTGATTGATGGCAATTTGCTCATTAAATGGTAGTGCACTTTGATTAGGTATCATTATTTTCATACTACACATTAGTCAAATACCGATGGTTCAATAAATTTTGGACGTAGGAATTTGTATAGCCATGTGTAGTGAATATTCTTAAGAACTTTTAACTCAATGGAATTTTAGGTTCAATCAAACGCAATGGAGCATCGGAGGTAAATTCCATGCTGCAGCATGGCCTTTTTGTTTATATTCCGAATGAGTTTTGGCGCAGATGCATGCCCATCTCACACAAACGATAATCCACCCAGCTGTATGGATCAAATTTTTGTAGACGGGAAAAATTCTTGTATAATGAATCGCCCAACTTCTTCATACATTATTTACAcagaaattaatgaatttcCTGACAAATGGCAGTCTATGCACAAACCAAACTTTTTCAAGTAGAAAAGCTGATACTCAGATGTTAGGAATCAATGCGGCAAGCTTTCCAACAGCAAATTCCGGCCTTTGAAGTCTTGTATTGAAAAAAGTTGGTCTTGGAGAAACTTCCTGAAACATCTGCATAGGCAAAGTTTTCTGCACCATTTAAGCACATAGGTACCTAGTAGTCAAATGTTTTGTCTGATTATGACTGTTTACCGTCGttcaatttttataatattttgttCCATGAAACAGTGTCAGACTGTTTCATCCGTCATGAACTCAGTATTCTGGTTTTCTCCAAGGCCTGCAGTACTTAATTGATTgttcacttatttttttcaggtgGAGGCTCTCAGCTGTTGCGGAACAGCAAATCAGACACGTCTCTAATATTTGGTGAGAAGCCATACCGTGTGTTCGAAGTTGCCCTTGCTGAAACAATCGGGACAGGAATGCTCATGTTTTTTGGCTGCATGGGGCTTGTCTCAGGGTTTGCTGGTAAGCAGTTGCCATCCATGCAAGGAGGTCTCATCTTCGGTTTTGTCGTCTCAACTATCATCTGTGTGAGTAATCTgtgtacttatttttttaagtgaataCATTGCCATAAATAAAGCAGTAAAACTAGGAAAATTGAACAGTCATTtagaatttatttcaaaagttgcCGAGCTTGACTAGTTCTCAGCCCAAGCCATGActaaaagaaaaagggaaaaaattgctaTATTTGATCTACCCATCCCACATCCAACTTGGTGAAGAACGCCATTTAATAGTTGCTTCACATCAACCACTACTTACCACATAAAAAATCATAGTTAGTGGATAGCATGAATCAAGTCAGTGCACAGTATCAGTTAACTTAAATCTGACACCAATTTGGCCAATGTATTTTTATACCAGCTGGGTCAGCTGACTCAAAACCAGCTGCCTGTTTGATGAAAAACACTCTATATTCTTTTTCCCCCTGAGATTTTTAGAATAACAGTAAAACTAAGCATGTGAGACTCGAGCGGAAGCCATAAGCCaggcaaaaattttcaagaaaaaaaaagagagaaaaaagagaaaaaaacattagtGTGTTTTGGtccttttttcttaaaatccaTGCCCTCCTCCGAAATGATTTGTTCTTTAAGTTTAAGGTTCCTCTTTGAATCCTACAATGGTGGAGAAagggaagaaaagaaataagaaaataaaaactgtgCACCTAGCTGCAAGACTAGTTTACATGTTGTGTAAGCAGCCTATTTCATCTTTATCAATGTTTCCCATTTGGCAGTTTTGCACCTAAACCAAAGGAACCCTCAATAGTTAGAGCATAGAATTCATGAGGTTTgcacttgaatttttattttggctgATAAATGATAGTCTTAGTCACACTTGGCAATTTTGTAATAAAGGGTCAGTAGAGTCTTGAGTACCTAGTCATTAGAAGGTATTTTGCTTTTACTGAATGAAGAACACAGAAGTATTTTTGTTCGAACTATTTTACATCTGTACTTTTCCTAATTGATACTCTTAGATTTTCGCAAGTAATGCATTTGTGACAGAAACACAGATAAAAGTGTGTTTCTCAAACACAGATAAAAGTAAATGTCCACATTCACAAATCCAACTAAATTTATAGCCCTTCTAAGCTTGGTGTCAACACCTCCATatttaaatttcaacaaattatttTGTAGCAAATTATAATTTgtaattgtttatttattttttcagatatttggacACATTAGCACAGCTCACTTGAATCCAGCTGTCACTGCAGCATCAGTTGTACTTGGGAACACTACTCCTTTTATGGCAGTTGTCTATTTACTGAGTGAATGCATCGGAGCTTGTCTGGGTTTTGGTCTGTTGAAGGTAATTATAAAAAATGCATCACTTATGATAGAATATTAAACCCTTTGCGAAGAAAGAGTCTTCAAGCCAGTTGGCAGTACCCAGATGGAAAGTTTTGGAAAAGAAAATGCACaagtactggaaaaaacagtgatGTATATTTTATATTTGTAGCTTCTCATCATGAACATGCATAATTGCAGTATGCCATATGAAATTAAAAGCATACTTTTCTGCGTGTTAGAATCCAAGCAAGTAGAAAACAGTCCAAAGTCAACAAGAGTTTGAATAAATATATTTGTAAGTCTTGACAGAAATGAAGATTTTTTAATCACACTTTGACCTATGAGACAAAAACTTACAATGTTATGTCCTTTTTTAgtgctgtttttttttcgttatttaCCTTGTAAGTAACTGATATTTTTCCTAAGGAGGTAAGGTAGTCACAAATAATgttctaaaaaaattctctgatttttgaagAATCTGTGTAAGGATTCTTACACCATTTTCATGCTTTGCAATAATAATAAATTCTCATCAgtaatacaaaaaaatacttGTCTACTCCTATCTCTAAAgctatacatttattttttctcagttcaTCACTCCAAGTGACATTTTTGATTTTGGTGTGGACCCTGCTGTTGGTTTGTGCTCAACGGTCCCTCATCCATCTCTGACTCATTCATGGCAGGCGTTCATGGGAGAATTCCTGGCTACcagttttcctaattttcctggTTTGTAGTGTTTGGGATGCACGAAATGCTGACAAATCGGACTCTGTGGCACTCAAATTCGCTCTCACCATCGCTGCAATTTCCATAGCTGAAGTAAGTTACTCTCTCCATCAACCATGATATCAATATATTGATAATTCCTTaatctgattttcttttctgaacCCTGCTTTATTCTTTGAGccagtttttatttcatcacaatGGGTCTATTGCACGCAAAAGATGCCACCAACTGAATACACTTTACACCTAACCTAATTAACAAACAATGTTGCAAACTGTTTTAAACTCTCCGTGCTTAagatttcaattaatttaaaactttggcttttgcaaaataaaggaagaaaaaggaaacaaatgctTGAAAATGATGGAAATCATACAATAGAAAAAGTTAGTATAATCGTTTGTTTACTCGGGTTATTTTGTACTCCTTTGCATGTGCAAACCTGGTTAGCGTGACTAAGAAAAACTGCCCACAGACGCAAGAAACTTGAAAACTTGTGTTATAGACTACATAGATTGCGCACTAACGAgtggatttcagatttttttgatgaacccaatgtgatttttgtgcgattttacACTATAGAAGGATTTttatttggctgtatctcttgtgtGCAACAGAATCATTCTATGGATGTCTTGAAAACAGAAATTTTTCCTCCTACTATTACTTATTTGTAACTTTATTTATTTAGCTGACAGTAAATTTTGAGGATATATTTCTTCGTTTGCATGTACCGGGTACCCACCAATTTTGTTACTCTTTGCTGCAGAGTTACTAAGGTGGGGGCAGGGTTGAGATTTTGACAAGAGGAGATTACAGGACAGTTTTTGCttactgattcaatttttttatttctaagtCTTGAAACTTGTAGGAAAAATTGGTTCCTGTAAGATAATCTGTAATTTAAAAAGGAGAAGAACAATTGAATTTGCCTCTTCCTTCCCTCTTGCTaaagtgacattttcggacttGAATCAATGAATGACACAGCCCAACCCTTCAAATGGGACGACtgtaatttcaaattaaaatccCAAAATCTGTATTCCAAACTGATACAGGGAGTTGCTCTTTGTCGAAAACAGGTTTCAATGGGTTTGCTTTAGTGCAGGatagtgatattttttttggaacaaattttatttataaatAACATACGTATTACAAGAATATGTCTTGAATCTATCtccatgaattaaattaaattaattgaaaatagaaAGTAAATTTAGACTAATAATACGATCATCTAAGAGAACAAGAATTTtaaaatgctatttttttttttttaaattgaaaagatTAAGTTTACTAGTTAACTTACTTAGAACATTCTTCCTTTCATTAGTGAAATTAGCGTATGAAAGGAATGACTGAACTTTAATTTACATCCGTCAGTTGATACATGCAGTGTAATCTACCCTGCCTTGTAATCTACCCTACAAGTCCTGCAAGTCAGAACGGAAAAGTATAAGAAATTATAGTATGACCTgaataggaaattttacagTCAGTGAAAGATTTTGGAAAGGAAGGTAACGTTTGGAAAAATACAAAGGTTAAGTGCGTAAAGAATTGTGTATATTAATCTATATTTTCCAATATGTGCTAAAGCACTGGGTACTTAGCAATTGACCTCTCCAATATGTTCAATTccattatttaattaattttttgttttttattattatttctagGGCCCCTACACCGGAGCAAGTATGAACCCTGCCAGAACTCTTGCCCCGGCCATTTTTAACAACGTTTGGACAATGCATTGGGTAAGTAGTCTCtctaaaattcattttgttCGTGACAGGATTGTTTATCATGGACTTGTAAAACATATCAGAACCAAGAATGACACCAAAAGGCTCAGAAccagatttttcttcactaGGCACCAGGGACTTCTGAGGAATTACTTGTTCAATGTTATTGCATCTAGATTATGTTAAAATTCTGTCTCTCAAAGTTCCTTGTCGTTTGAGGGTTTTGCAGCAAGTCAACATTTTCGTTtggattaattatttatttatttggaaTATCTTAAGTAAGCCATAATCCAGTATTCTTGGATGcatgtatttatgctaagagGAACTCGGTAAAAATGAACTGAATCCAGTGTAACTATGTGCACAAGATTTGAACTCTttgtggtttttctttttttatttaatttattttcttatagCTTCTTTTAGCACGAATACATTCATTTTGATTATCTATCTTTCAATTATTTGCAAtgtgacatttggttggatctAAATCCAAAGGAACTATCTTAATTGAATCGGCTTGTGGAAAAACAtccgttgtccaatacagggtttcataattgcagTGGTTTCCTTTTCCCCATGGCACTGATGAATAAAATCAATCTCTTCAGTAAACGTTTAATTATACTTAGgggatttttcataaaattgttcTTCATTCCTAACATCTCAAATCATCTTGTGTCTGTAAGTTACAACGAAATTGTCCTTTCAAATCCTGTTACACTGTATTGGACAGCGGACGTTTTCGCATGAGCCGATTCAATTGTAACCTGATGAGTTTACGTATGAACGTACTCCTTAGTATGTCATAATGGAGCTAAGGaggtagttccttttgattcaattacGTCCACCCAAAAACACAGACATTTTAAGTTATGAAGGTCAAATAATAGTACCaatagtatttatttttgagaaatattCTGTATTCTGTCTCATTGTAAACAAATAATGCTTAAACTTTGAGATGTGACACGAAATAAATCACGAAATATAAAAGATAGTATGAGGTAAATACTCTCAACGCcagatttttgggggaaaaattttcaaaaaaaaaactagtttcCTGATCAAACAACCATTGAAAACCGCAGAAATTAAGATTTGTTTCTGTTGTTTCTTCTCTTTTCATAACTCTGAATGAAGACCTCCATAAAGAAATGATAACATATCCCTTCTTGGATTTTATGAAGTCTGCCTGTGtcttcttctcaattttttttttttttttttttttttttttttgcaaagtagCATTTCATCTACATCTTACCAGATGCCCCTTATTCTTGTCAGATTGTAACTTTGCTGATATCTTTTCTTTTCCAGGTTTACTGGGTTGCTCCGATCAGCTCAGGTATCATAACTGCCTTTATctacaaacacattttcaaccGTAAAAGACGAACATCCATGGATGAACCTATTCAAAGCATCGATGACATCAATGCCGAGGTCCCGCTCACCGGTGTGATTTCTTCAAAACACCCCTCCATCGAGAAAATTCAAGATTCACCACTGACCAAAAGGAAAGCAAACAACTCATAAAAACCATCAAGGGCTTTAAAATTGTCTGGAACAgtttaaaaattgttcaaaatgatAGTGTTGTGAATGGTTAGTGAGTCTCTCAGCAGGGTGTTCAACCACCAGAAATCAAGAAGCGAACAGATAGCTCTATTACGGTACTGAGCATCCCAGTAAAACTGCTCAAGCTTTCAAAATGAGGATATTTATCTTATCTGTGATTATTTCAAGTGTAACTGTGCAACACTGGGGTGTCTACAGGATCCAGAAGAAATATTAAGAGAATTATCTGCTCAACTCATAGGGAAATGAGGGGATTGTCATGAAATGAGTAGAATTTTCCTATCTGTTTGACTCAAGAGCTGATCTCTTTGGAGCAGAACTCATGTAGACATTTGACATGAGCGGTagctttttttaaatacatgaCAACGATTGTACAGAAAAGATTCAAAAGCGAGGTTTTTTCTCAA is part of the Bemisia tabaci chromosome 1, PGI_BMITA_v3 genome and encodes:
- the LOC109039467 gene encoding LOW QUALITY PROTEIN: aquaporin AQPAe.a (The sequence of the model RefSeq protein was modified relative to this genomic sequence to represent the inferred CDS: deleted 1 base in 1 codon), coding for MHSKVTIMDYIKAPYFNSASSPRRLIESATSVNIADDAQKAKEAEASEPQIVEKNACGGSQLLRNSKSDTSLIFGEKPYRVFEVALAETIGTGMLMFFGCMGLVSGFAGKQLPSMQGGLIFGFVVSTIICIFGHISTAHLNPAVTAASVVLGNTTPFMAVVYLLSECIGACLGFGLLKFITPSDIFDFGVDPAVGLCSTVPHPSLTHSWQAFMGEFLATSFLIFLVCSVWDARNADKSDSVALKFALTIAAISIAEGPYTGASMNPARTLAPAIFNNVWTMHWVYWVAPISSGIITAFIYKHIFNRKRRTSMDEPIQSIDDINAEVPLTGVISSKHPSIEKIQDSPLTKRKANNS